From a single Ornithorhynchus anatinus isolate Pmale09 chromosome 15, mOrnAna1.pri.v4, whole genome shotgun sequence genomic region:
- the LOC100074818 gene encoding P2Y purinoceptor 8: MLNGLNVPRDTNRPRESTKIPSADRPGTMSGNASQLDNETLLMLQNPTIAITLPVVYSLVALISIPGNLFSLWLLCCHTKPKNPSVIFMINLSITDLLLAVFLPFQISYHLQHNNWIFGKTLCNLVTLMFYSNMYSSILTMTFIGVERYLGVVHPLSTSCWRKNRYAVGALVAMWTLLLATLSPLILTDLTYEVKALGVVTCFDVLKWTMLPNFATWVVFLFTLFILLFLIPFVVTVVCYVATIRELIQVSGRDGNRQAKRSVKLAGIVLLVFVTCFAPNNFVLLAHMVNRLFFQKSYYHIYKLTLCLSCLNNCLDPFIYYFASKEFYQNFQEVFRHSRIWSNSSENRRESIFSGQTMSMSSDHGDGTEPRRHASLMRQESVF; this comes from the coding sequence CCCCTCCGCGGACCGGCCCGGGACAATGAGCGGAAACGCGTCCCAGCTAGACAACGAGACCCTCCTGATGCTCCAAAATCCCACCATCGCCATCACCCTGCCGGTGGTCTACTCCCTCGTGGCGCTCATCAGCATCCCCGGAAACCTCTTTTCCCTGTGGCTCCTCTGCTGCCACACCAAGCCCAAGAACCCCTCGGTCATCTTCATGATCAACCTGAGCATCACGGACCTCTTGCTGGCCGTGTTCCTCCCCTTCCAGATCTCCTACCACCTCCAACATAACAACTGGATCTTCGGGAAGACCCTCTGTAACCTGGTGACACTGATGTTCTACTCCAACATGTACTCCTCCATCCTCACCATGACCTTCATCGGCGTCGAGAGGTACCTGGGGGTCGTCCACCCCCTGTCCACCTCCTGCTGGAGGAAGAACCGTTACGCCGTGGGAGCCCTCGTGGCCATGTGGACCCTCCTTCTGGCCACCCTGTCCCCCCTGATCCTCACCGACCTGACCTACGAAGTCAAGGCCCTGGGGGTCGTCACCTGCTTCGACGTGCTCAAGTGGACCATGCTGCCCAACTTCGCCACATGGGTGGTCTTCCTCTTCACGCTCTTCATCCTgctcttcctcatccccttcGTGGTGACGGTGGTCTGTTACGTGGCCACCATCCGGGAGCTGATCCAGGTCTCGGGCCGGGATGGAAACAGACAGGCCAAGAGGTCCGTGAAGCTGGCCGGGATCGTCCTCCTGGTGTTCGTCACCTGCTTCGCGCCCAACAACTTCGTCCTCCTGGCCCACATGGTCAACCGCCTGTTCTTCCAAAAGAGTTACTACCACATCTACAAGCTGACCCTCTGCCTCAGCTGCCTGAACAACTGCCTGGACCCCTTCATCTACTACTTCGCCTCCAAAGAATTCTACCAGAATTTCCAGGAGGTCTTCAGGCACAGCAGGATCTGGAGCAACAGTTCGGAAAACCGCCGCGAGAGCATCTTCTCAGGGCAGACCATGTCCATGTCCAGCGACCACGGAGACGGGACGGAGCCGAGGAGACACGCTAGTTTGATGAGACAGGAAAGTGTGTTTTAG